In Calditerricola satsumensis, the following proteins share a genomic window:
- the rpmC gene encoding 50S ribosomal protein L29 — MKASDFRNMTTAEIEKKIRELKEELFNLNFQKATGQLENPARIREIRKAIARAKTVLRERELGIR; from the coding sequence ATGAAGGCGAGCGACTTCCGGAACATGACCACGGCGGAAATCGAAAAGAAAATCCGCGAGCTGAAAGAGGAGCTGTTCAACCTCAACTTCCAGAAAGCGACGGGTCAGCTGGAGAACCCGGCCCGCATCCGCGAAATCCGCAAGGCCATCGCGCGGGCGAAGACGGTTCTCCGTGAGCGGGAACTGGGCATTCGCTAA
- the rplX gene encoding 50S ribosomal protein L24: MHVKTGDLVMVIAGKDKGKKGRILKAFPKKQRVLVEGVNLVKKHVRPSPDNPQGGIITVEAPIHVSNVMPIDPKTGQPTRVGYKILENGKKVRIAKKSGAVLD; the protein is encoded by the coding sequence CTGCACGTGAAAACCGGCGACCTGGTGATGGTCATCGCGGGCAAGGACAAGGGCAAGAAGGGGCGCATTCTGAAGGCTTTCCCGAAAAAGCAGCGCGTGCTGGTGGAAGGCGTCAACCTGGTCAAGAAGCATGTCCGTCCCTCCCCGGACAACCCGCAGGGCGGCATCATCACCGTCGAAGCGCCCATCCACGTGTCCAACGTGATGCCCATCGATCCGAAGACGGGTCAACCGACGCGCGTGGGGTACAAAATTCTCGAGAACGGCAAGAAGGTGCGCATCGCCAAGAAGTCGGGTGCGGTGCTCGACTGA
- the rplP gene encoding 50S ribosomal protein L16, translating to MLMPKRVKYRKEQRGRMKGRAKGGTTIAFGEYGLQALEPAWITNRQIEAARIALTRYIRRGGKVWIKIFPHKPVTAKPLEVRMGSGKGSPEKWVAVVKPGKILFELAGVSEDVAREAMRLAAHKLPIKCKFVKREDLGGEQQ from the coding sequence ATGTTGATGCCGAAGCGCGTCAAGTACCGCAAGGAGCAGCGCGGCCGCATGAAGGGGCGCGCGAAAGGCGGCACGACCATCGCCTTTGGGGAATACGGTTTGCAGGCCCTGGAACCGGCGTGGATCACCAACCGGCAAATTGAGGCGGCTCGTATCGCCTTGACGCGCTACATCCGCCGCGGCGGGAAAGTGTGGATCAAGATCTTCCCGCACAAGCCGGTGACGGCGAAGCCCCTCGAAGTGCGGATGGGAAGCGGGAAAGGTTCTCCGGAAAAGTGGGTCGCGGTGGTCAAGCCCGGCAAGATCCTGTTCGAGCTGGCCGGCGTTTCGGAGGACGTCGCCCGCGAAGCGATGCGGCTTGCCGCTCACAAGCTGCCCATCAAGTGCAAGTTCGTGAAACGCGAAGATTTGGGTGGTGAGCAGCAATGA
- the rplN gene encoding 50S ribosomal protein L14, translating to MIQPQTRLVVADNSGAREIMCIRVLGGSNRRYANIGDVIVASVKQATPGGVVKKGDVVKAVIVRSKRGVRRPDGSYIRFDDNAAVLIREDKSPRGTRIFGPVARELREKDFMKIISLAPEVL from the coding sequence ATGATTCAACCGCAAACGCGGCTGGTGGTGGCGGACAACTCCGGCGCGCGGGAAATCATGTGCATTCGCGTGCTGGGCGGTTCGAATCGCCGCTATGCGAACATTGGCGACGTCATTGTCGCATCGGTCAAGCAAGCGACGCCCGGTGGCGTTGTCAAGAAGGGGGACGTCGTGAAGGCGGTCATCGTTCGTTCCAAGCGCGGCGTGCGTCGCCCGGACGGCTCGTACATTCGCTTTGACGACAACGCGGCGGTGCTCATCCGCGAGGACAAAAGCCCCCGCGGCACGCGGATCTTCGGCCCGGTGGCGCGGGAACTGCGCGAGAAAGACTTCATGAAGATCATCTCCCTCGCACCGGAAGTGCTCTAA